In the Calditrichota bacterium genome, one interval contains:
- a CDS encoding SpoIID/LytB domain-containing protein, producing MHKIKACQIKQIVNLKTLIFSLILFSASSCIPQKNEPSQSSNIPTIKVLLSKVSKQDSLSFSGTYFLETEEARYEFGSSNNKVYIQSIKDGYKIYNEKRLFLFRKNDKVHFIPENNSSVIKHSKKEYSGNLSILKEDSTNLYLINHLDLESYLQGVVPAEIFTNNAEQMEAVKAQAICARTYALKKMENRKNKSYHVYADIRDQAYGGAGQKTKLGNQAVLETIGSALFFDNKLADAYFHASCGGVSEEANSVWEGPETAYLKSQQDIVGKEFADLESPYFRWTMERDAAQLDSMFNNKFNISYLNKTVQDTMDIPFRMFVKERSASGRVTKLAVNYGTDSQELSGYEIRRFLGWPIGKLLPSTLFKLSASDSTFIINGAGNGHGVGMCQYGAMYKAQKGLQYYHILQSYYPGTVLRKVY from the coding sequence ATGCATAAAATAAAAGCCTGCCAGATTAAACAGATTGTAAATTTAAAGACCCTTATTTTTTCTTTGATTTTATTTTCTGCCAGTTCATGTATTCCTCAAAAAAATGAGCCATCACAATCTTCAAATATTCCAACGATTAAAGTTTTATTATCCAAAGTTTCAAAGCAAGATTCACTTAGTTTCAGTGGCACATATTTTTTAGAAACAGAAGAGGCCCGGTACGAATTTGGCTCATCAAACAATAAGGTTTATATCCAGTCCATAAAAGATGGTTATAAAATCTATAATGAAAAACGGCTCTTTCTATTCCGGAAAAATGATAAGGTACATTTCATCCCAGAAAACAATAGTTCTGTCATAAAACATAGTAAAAAAGAATATTCAGGAAACCTTTCCATATTAAAAGAAGACTCAACAAATCTATACCTGATAAATCATCTTGATTTGGAATCATACCTGCAAGGCGTTGTTCCGGCTGAAATTTTTACAAACAATGCAGAACAAATGGAGGCTGTTAAAGCACAGGCTATTTGTGCAAGAACATATGCGTTAAAAAAAATGGAAAACCGAAAAAACAAATCATATCATGTTTATGCAGATATTCGGGACCAGGCTTATGGTGGAGCAGGACAAAAAACAAAGCTTGGAAACCAGGCTGTACTGGAAACGATAGGCAGTGCTTTGTTTTTTGATAACAAACTTGCGGATGCTTATTTCCATGCATCTTGTGGTGGCGTTTCTGAAGAAGCCAACAGTGTTTGGGAAGGTCCTGAAACAGCTTATTTAAAATCACAGCAAGATATTGTTGGTAAAGAGTTTGCTGATTTGGAATCACCATATTTTCGCTGGACGATGGAAAGAGATGCTGCTCAGCTGGATTCAATGTTTAACAACAAATTCAATATTTCTTATCTTAATAAAACCGTGCAGGATACAATGGACATCCCATTCAGGATGTTTGTAAAAGAAAGAAGTGCCAGCGGCCGTGTTACAAAACTGGCTGTTAATTACGGAACAGATAGCCAGGAACTTTCGGGTTATGAAATACGTCGTTTTTTGGGCTGGCCAATTGGGAAACTATTGCCAAGCACACTCTTCAAACTATCTGCCAGCGATTCTACATTTATTATAAATGGTGCCGGAAATGGACACGGTGTTGGTATGTGCCAGTATGGGGCGATGTATAAAGCTCAAAAAGGTTTACAATATTATCATATTTTACAAAGTTATTACCCTGGTACAGTTTTAAGAAAAGTGTATTAA
- a CDS encoding SPOR domain-containing protein — MIHQKVLLFLTALFIMVACNPQGIRRSRLQGNQTEAQPDSFLYYQPMAINDPFLDSLKSGNDKEESVKVRLIPPPPPQPPTTKQVEGFRIQTFAGLDSVNALASIEKLKTMVNDSIYFFKDKGLHKIQFGDFIYRNDADLKVLDIRKFGISGAWVVATLVNVPVDTSSKQADVDSVGQQPDAPFKIQVLVTSDFLKAQSLIVKLQAQFNQESYFSSTDKLHKIYLGKFTNRSEAEKVLDQVKKSGYPDAWLVYKKL, encoded by the coding sequence ATGATTCATCAAAAAGTACTTTTATTTTTAACAGCCCTTTTTATTATGGTCGCCTGTAATCCGCAAGGTATAAGGCGTTCCAGATTGCAGGGTAACCAAACCGAGGCACAACCGGATAGCTTTTTATATTATCAACCTATGGCAATTAATGATCCGTTTTTGGATAGTTTAAAATCGGGAAACGATAAAGAAGAATCTGTAAAAGTTCGCTTAATTCCACCGCCACCGCCTCAACCACCTACAACCAAGCAAGTAGAAGGTTTTCGAATCCAAACATTTGCAGGTTTGGACTCCGTCAATGCCCTGGCTTCAATTGAAAAATTGAAAACGATGGTAAATGATTCGATATATTTTTTTAAAGATAAAGGATTACATAAAATCCAATTTGGTGATTTTATTTATCGAAATGATGCTGACTTGAAAGTTCTGGATATCCGGAAATTTGGGATAAGCGGAGCATGGGTTGTGGCAACTCTTGTAAATGTCCCGGTTGACACATCAAGCAAACAGGCGGATGTTGATTCTGTCGGGCAACAACCAGATGCACCTTTTAAGATACAGGTTTTAGTTACATCAGATTTCTTAAAAGCTCAGAGCCTTATAGTAAAGCTTCAGGCTCAGTTTAACCAGGAGAGTTACTTTAGCTCAACGGATAAATTGCATAAAATTTATCTTGGAAAATTTACAAATCGCTCAGAAGCAGAAAAGGTATTGGACCAGGTGAAAAAATCGGGTTATCCCGATGCATGGCTGGTTTATAAAAAACTATGA
- the cyaB gene encoding class IV adenylate cyclase has protein sequence MGLNIEIKARCKNHKTIEEVMQKMNFPFEGSEVQTDTFFNVPHGRLKVREYNNKTAVLIPYIRPDVKTPRASDYVLLDIKEPNQTIDILESMFGIRLVVEKNRKIYHYDNIRVHLDSIEELGTFIELEGVVTKSDQREETLQKVELLMELFEIKDNDIVLNAYVDLIEKMKLDK, from the coding sequence ATGGGACTGAATATTGAAATAAAAGCACGCTGCAAAAACCACAAAACAATTGAAGAAGTAATGCAGAAAATGAACTTTCCTTTTGAAGGTTCAGAAGTCCAGACCGATACATTTTTTAATGTTCCTCATGGCCGGTTGAAAGTACGAGAATACAATAACAAGACTGCCGTCCTAATCCCTTATATTCGCCCTGATGTAAAAACCCCACGCGCCTCGGACTATGTTCTGTTAGATATCAAAGAACCAAATCAAACAATTGATATTCTTGAGAGTATGTTTGGAATTCGTTTAGTGGTGGAAAAAAATCGTAAAATTTATCATTATGATAACATTCGCGTTCATCTCGACTCAATTGAAGAATTAGGAACTTTTATTGAGCTGGAGGGTGTTGTGACAAAGTCAGATCAACGTGAAGAAACCCTTCAGAAAGTAGAGTTATTAATGGAGCTATTTGAAATAAAAGATAACGACATTGTTTTGAACGCTTATGTCGACTTAATCGAAAAAATGAAATTGGATAAATAA
- a CDS encoding TerB family tellurite resistance protein: MISKLQQLFKNVTQNEAEEKNNKLEIATSVLFLELAYADFNIAPEEEKHMHKSIEDFFSLSSEEVKELVELAREKRDDRNDIWLFTDQIKQNFSRDDKIRILEMLWELVYADGHMDKYEEALMRKITPLLGLSHAEMIQAKLKAKK, translated from the coding sequence ATGATCTCTAAATTACAGCAATTATTTAAAAATGTAACTCAAAATGAAGCAGAAGAGAAGAATAATAAATTAGAAATAGCAACATCTGTTTTGTTTCTGGAACTTGCTTATGCAGATTTTAACATTGCCCCTGAAGAAGAAAAGCATATGCACAAAAGCATAGAAGATTTTTTTTCTTTATCAAGTGAAGAAGTAAAAGAACTGGTTGAGCTGGCACGTGAAAAAAGGGATGACCGCAATGATATTTGGCTTTTTACAGACCAGATTAAACAAAATTTCAGTAGAGATGATAAAATTAGAATTTTAGAAATGCTTTGGGAACTTGTTTATGCAGATGGCCATATGGATAAATATGAAGAAGCCTTAATGCGTAAAATAACTCCTTTGCTTGGCTTATCACATGCTGAAATGATTCAGGCAAAATTAAAAGCAAAAAAATAA
- the amrA gene encoding AmmeMemoRadiSam system protein A, whose product MSLLKDQITPLTDEDKKKLLEISRQTLNDYLTNYERPKYKVYLPNLLKPRPVFITLRDRKTNDLRGCRGGTKAESPLMEAVIKMTIASATDDPRFSPLILEDVPETKIEINALTPLRRIKPYEVQVGKHGLMIVKDLHAGLLLPQVPVSFGWNQKKFLNQVCIKAGLPPQTWREETGVKLFGFESEEWGEE is encoded by the coding sequence ATGAGTTTGTTAAAAGACCAAATAACTCCGTTAACTGACGAAGACAAAAAGAAGCTTCTCGAAATATCAAGGCAAACTTTAAATGACTATCTTACAAACTATGAGCGACCCAAATATAAAGTTTATCTCCCAAATTTGTTAAAGCCAAGACCGGTTTTTATAACATTACGAGATCGTAAAACAAATGACCTCCGTGGATGTCGAGGTGGAACAAAGGCAGAGTCGCCTTTAATGGAAGCTGTTATTAAAATGACTATTGCATCCGCAACTGACGATCCGCGCTTTTCTCCCTTAATACTTGAAGATGTACCCGAAACGAAAATTGAAATAAATGCTTTAACTCCTTTACGACGCATTAAACCGTACGAAGTACAGGTCGGCAAGCATGGCTTGATGATTGTAAAGGATTTGCATGCCGGGCTTCTTTTACCACAAGTGCCTGTTTCATTTGGCTGGAACCAAAAGAAGTTTTTAAATCAAGTTTGTATAAAAGCTGGTTTGCCACCACAAACCTGGCGCGAAGAAACCGGCGTTAAACTTTTTGGTTTTGAAAGTGAAGAGTGGGGAGAAGAATAG
- a CDS encoding electron transfer flavoprotein subunit alpha/FixB family protein — protein MKALVFAEHKDGKLRKIAFENVSLVKKLGLDFECAIIGNDVDAEELGKYGAEKVAHYKSDKLADYSPDGYAKVLADAMDKQGADVLFLGATAMGKDLAPRVAARVNGAMATDCTQVEMDGDNLKIVRPMYAGKVQATIKLTSAKKIVTVRPNVYAAEENAASASVETVASDVDFNTVVKEIISGAQGKLDVTEADIVVSGGRGMKGPENWHLIEDLASALGAANGASRAAVDAGWRPHDEQVGQTGKTVAPSLYVAVGISGAIQHLAGMSSSKYIVAINKDPEAPIFKVADYGIVADLFDVVPKMIEEVKAKA, from the coding sequence ATGAAAGCATTGGTTTTTGCAGAACACAAAGATGGAAAGTTAAGAAAAATTGCCTTTGAGAACGTTTCACTGGTTAAAAAACTTGGGCTTGATTTTGAATGTGCTATAATTGGAAATGATGTTGATGCTGAAGAACTTGGCAAATATGGTGCTGAAAAAGTAGCTCATTATAAAAGTGATAAACTGGCAGATTATTCACCTGATGGTTATGCTAAAGTTTTAGCAGATGCGATGGACAAACAAGGTGCTGATGTTCTATTTTTAGGTGCAACAGCAATGGGTAAAGATTTGGCACCAAGAGTTGCAGCAAGAGTTAATGGCGCTATGGCAACCGATTGCACCCAGGTTGAAATGGATGGGGACAATTTAAAAATCGTCAGGCCCATGTATGCAGGAAAAGTGCAGGCAACAATTAAACTAACTTCAGCCAAAAAGATAGTAACTGTACGTCCAAATGTATATGCCGCAGAAGAAAATGCAGCTAGCGCTTCGGTTGAAACAGTTGCCAGCGATGTGGATTTTAATACGGTTGTAAAAGAAATTATTTCCGGTGCACAAGGAAAACTGGATGTAACTGAGGCAGATATTGTTGTTTCCGGCGGGCGTGGAATGAAAGGCCCGGAAAACTGGCACCTTATTGAAGATCTTGCTTCAGCTCTTGGCGCAGCAAATGGTGCTTCCCGTGCTGCAGTTGATGCAGGATGGCGTCCACATGATGAACAAGTTGGGCAGACAGGCAAAACAGTTGCCCCAAGCTTATATGTTGCAGTTGGAATTTCCGGAGCTATTCAACATTTAGCAGGAATGTCTTCTTCGAAATATATTGTTGCAATAAATAAAGACCCAGAAGCTCCTATTTTTAAAGTAGCGGACTATGGGATAGTTGCAGACTTGTTTGACGTTGTACCAAAAATGATTGAAGAAGTAAAAGCAAAAGCGTAA
- a CDS encoding electron transfer flavoprotein subunit beta/FixA family protein: MNIAVCIKQVPDTETKVKISDDKKSIVENDINFILNPYDEFGVEEALKLTDPENITIISLGPDRVTSAIRSALAMGAKNAIHIKTDSTPSDPSVTAEALASVLKEGNYDLIFTGKQAIDDDHTQMASLLAEKMDIPAVNVVIKLAVDGGKVTAEREIEGAHEVVECQTPCIISTQRGLNEPRYASLKGIMGAKKVQIEAKDASLVDGQLEIVEYNYPAEKSAGKIVGDSADAVPELVRLLNEEAKVI, from the coding sequence TTGAACATTGCAGTTTGTATCAAACAAGTTCCCGATACAGAGACCAAAGTAAAAATCAGCGATGACAAAAAATCAATCGTTGAAAATGATATTAATTTTATCTTAAATCCTTATGATGAATTTGGTGTTGAAGAAGCATTAAAATTAACTGATCCTGAAAATATAACTATAATTTCACTTGGCCCGGACAGGGTAACATCTGCCATTCGCAGCGCCCTGGCAATGGGTGCAAAAAATGCCATTCATATAAAAACCGATTCTACACCTTCTGATCCATCTGTTACTGCAGAAGCCCTGGCTTCCGTTTTAAAAGAAGGCAATTATGATCTGATTTTTACCGGGAAACAGGCTATTGATGATGACCACACACAAATGGCTTCTTTATTGGCAGAAAAAATGGATATTCCTGCTGTGAATGTTGTAATTAAATTAGCTGTGGACGGTGGAAAAGTTACTGCCGAACGTGAAATTGAAGGTGCCCATGAAGTTGTTGAATGCCAAACGCCTTGCATTATTAGTACACAACGTGGATTAAATGAACCACGCTATGCTTCTTTGAAGGGAATTATGGGTGCAAAAAAAGTTCAAATCGAAGCAAAAGATGCAAGCCTGGTTGATGGCCAGCTAGAGATTGTTGAATATAATTATCCCGCGGAAAAGTCTGCCGGGAAAATTGTAGGCGATAGTGCAGATGCTGTTCCTGAGTTAGTTCGTTTATTAAATGAAGAAGCAAAGGTCATTTAA
- a CDS encoding acyl-CoA dehydrogenase, which translates to MSEIKPSFSKALFSGVIMEDLVFPYPKMDTEEAENIKMIIESFNKFANDKINAEQIDLDAKIPDEVIDGLKELGFFGLNTPEKYDGFGLGSSGFTKMLSAISEVDGSTSLTVGAHQSIGIKALNLFGSEEQKKKFLPKLVTGELIGAFCLTEPGAGSDASGIKTKAVRDDANGYYILNGSKLWITNGGIADFFTVFAKEDVEINGETKEKISAFIVTTDLGGVSKGKEESKLGIKGSSTTEIFFEDVKVPIENLIGERGKGFKIAMEVLNSGRLGLAGGSLGGLKYILKHTMDQITQRKQFRKTIAEFEAMKEKVAQITIELYAAESMTYLTTGLVDRGDLDYSLESAMCKVFATDITWKGVNECLQMAGGLGYMKEYPYERIVRDCRINQIFEGTNEILRLFIALSGVQERGEYLKKIGKALKDPIKGFGLLTDYATDWIKGKVLTDRIREVHPSLTNSKTQFENYAKNLRFASERVLIEHGKNIMYREMITTRLADAAIDLYAMIATISRVNTRIDELGAEKCDKEIKICNTFCEQAWRRARRNLLMVDKNNDEEMKEIAELITEEKEFPFMTE; encoded by the coding sequence ATGTCAGAAATAAAACCCAGTTTTTCGAAAGCCCTTTTTAGCGGGGTAATTATGGAAGACCTGGTTTTTCCTTATCCCAAAATGGATACGGAAGAAGCCGAAAATATTAAAATGATTATCGAGTCATTCAACAAATTTGCAAATGATAAAATTAATGCTGAGCAAATTGACCTTGATGCCAAAATTCCAGATGAAGTAATTGACGGATTAAAAGAACTTGGTTTTTTTGGATTAAACACGCCTGAAAAATATGATGGTTTTGGGCTTGGTTCCAGCGGGTTTACAAAAATGCTTTCCGCCATAAGCGAAGTGGATGGGTCGACCTCGTTGACCGTAGGGGCGCATCAATCCATCGGCATAAAAGCACTAAATTTGTTTGGCTCGGAAGAGCAAAAAAAGAAATTTTTACCAAAACTGGTTACCGGTGAATTGATTGGTGCTTTTTGTTTAACAGAGCCTGGCGCCGGATCGGATGCTTCGGGGATCAAAACCAAGGCTGTGCGGGATGATGCCAATGGTTATTATATTTTAAACGGCAGCAAACTTTGGATCACAAATGGTGGAATCGCGGATTTTTTCACGGTGTTTGCCAAAGAGGATGTTGAGATAAATGGTGAAACCAAGGAAAAAATATCTGCCTTTATAGTCACAACAGATTTAGGAGGCGTTTCAAAAGGAAAAGAAGAATCCAAACTTGGTATTAAGGGTTCATCTACAACGGAAATATTTTTTGAAGATGTAAAAGTGCCTATCGAAAATTTAATCGGCGAACGCGGCAAAGGCTTTAAAATTGCCATGGAAGTGTTGAATTCAGGACGACTTGGACTTGCAGGTGGAAGCCTTGGTGGATTGAAATACATCTTAAAACACACAATGGATCAGATCACACAGCGCAAACAATTCCGTAAAACTATTGCAGAATTTGAGGCAATGAAAGAAAAAGTTGCCCAAATTACGATTGAATTATATGCTGCGGAAAGTATGACTTACCTGACGACAGGGCTTGTTGACCGGGGCGATTTGGATTACTCGTTAGAAAGTGCCATGTGCAAAGTTTTTGCAACCGATATTACCTGGAAAGGTGTAAATGAGTGCCTGCAAATGGCCGGTGGTTTGGGCTACATGAAAGAATATCCTTACGAGCGTATTGTGCGCGATTGCCGAATTAACCAAATATTTGAAGGCACCAATGAAATTTTACGCCTGTTTATTGCTTTGTCTGGTGTGCAGGAACGTGGCGAATATTTGAAAAAAATTGGTAAGGCATTAAAGGATCCAATCAAAGGTTTTGGTTTGTTAACAGATTACGCCACAGATTGGATTAAAGGCAAAGTTCTGACAGATCGTATCCGTGAAGTGCATCCTTCTTTGACAAACTCTAAAACACAGTTTGAGAATTACGCAAAGAACCTGCGTTTTGCATCGGAACGCGTTTTAATTGAGCATGGCAAAAATATTATGTACCGCGAAATGATCACTACCCGCCTGGCTGATGCTGCCATTGATTTATATGCAATGATTGCTACAATCTCCAGGGTAAACACCCGCATTGATGAGTTAGGTGCCGAAAAATGTGATAAGGAAATCAAGATTTGTAATACCTTTTGTGAGCAGGCCTGGCGCAGAGCAAGAAGAAACTTGCTTATGGTAGATAAAAACAATGATGAAGAGATGAAAGAAATTGCCGAATTAATAACTGAAGAAAAAGAATTTCCTTTCATGACAGAGTAG
- a CDS encoding thiolase family protein, with translation MKNVVIVDGLRTPYAKMGTAYNSIPAHELGGILLKEFLERMELNPAELDEVIIGNVAQPPEATNIARNIALLAGVPEAVPAFSVQRNCSSGMQSISDAWYRIQAGDGNMFLSGGVESMTKIPLIWNEAATRWFASMFKARSMGQKVGTMAGFKMKFLTPVVGLQLGLTDGFCGMNMGDTAELLAREFKIGREEQDQFAMLSHNRAEAAQKNGFYKDELMPVSIPPKYEKVLDSDNGVREGQNMQALTKLRPVFDKHNGTVTAGNASQITDGAAVVLVMEEEKAKEMGYKPIGRIKSFAYAGLDPKRMGLGPAYSTKLALEKAGMTMKDIERVEINEAFAAQVIANMRIFESAEHSKKYLDMDKALGAINPEILNVNGGAIALGHPVGSSGTRLVHTLLRELKNSDKNIGLATLCVGGGQGAAFILERMN, from the coding sequence ATGAAGAATGTTGTAATCGTAGATGGTTTACGGACACCCTATGCCAAAATGGGAACAGCTTATAACAGTATCCCGGCGCATGAATTAGGTGGTATTTTACTAAAAGAATTTTTGGAGCGAATGGAATTAAATCCTGCAGAGCTTGATGAGGTGATTATCGGGAATGTTGCCCAGCCACCCGAGGCTACTAATATTGCGCGCAACATTGCATTGCTTGCTGGTGTTCCCGAAGCAGTACCGGCCTTTTCAGTTCAGCGCAATTGCTCCAGCGGAATGCAATCCATTTCTGATGCCTGGTACCGCATTCAAGCTGGCGATGGAAACATGTTTTTAAGCGGTGGCGTGGAAAGTATGACTAAGATTCCACTTATTTGGAATGAAGCCGCAACACGCTGGTTTGCTTCAATGTTTAAAGCACGCTCTATGGGACAAAAAGTTGGCACCATGGCCGGATTTAAAATGAAATTTTTAACACCGGTTGTTGGATTGCAGCTTGGTTTAACAGATGGATTTTGTGGAATGAATATGGGCGATACAGCCGAATTACTGGCACGTGAGTTTAAAATTGGCCGTGAAGAGCAGGATCAGTTTGCAATGCTAAGCCATAATCGCGCCGAAGCAGCTCAGAAAAATGGTTTCTATAAAGATGAACTTATGCCGGTTTCCATACCGCCTAAATATGAGAAAGTATTAGACTCTGATAATGGTGTCCGTGAAGGACAAAATATGCAGGCTTTAACAAAATTACGTCCGGTTTTTGATAAACACAACGGCACAGTCACAGCCGGAAATGCCAGCCAGATTACAGACGGCGCTGCGGTTGTGTTAGTGATGGAAGAAGAGAAAGCCAAAGAAATGGGTTATAAACCAATCGGCCGGATTAAATCCTTTGCTTACGCCGGACTCGATCCCAAAAGAATGGGGCTTGGACCAGCATACAGCACCAAACTTGCCCTCGAGAAAGCCGGCATGACCATGAAAGATATTGAGCGCGTTGAAATTAATGAGGCTTTTGCCGCACAGGTTATTGCCAATATGCGCATTTTTGAGTCAGCTGAACACAGCAAAAAATACCTTGATATGGATAAGGCGCTTGGTGCCATCAATCCCGAAATTTTAAATGTTAATGGTGGTGCGATTGCACTTGGTCATCCTGTGGGTTCATCGGGGACCAGGTTGGTGCATACACTTTTACGCGAACTAAAAAACAGTGATAAAAATATTGGGCTTGCCACGCTGTGCGTTGGCGGCGGGCAAGGAGCTGCATTTATTTTAGAGAGGATGAATTAA